The Mesorhizobium sp. M3A.F.Ca.ET.080.04.2.1 genome contains the following window.
AACGGGCCGAAGTCAGCGCAGCTCAAGAGACTCCGCAAGCCGCAATCATTGGAACCAAGGGGCAATCGGCAAGCCAGCTCATAGCGACGTCTTGACCGCCCGGAAGCCTAACCGCTGCATACTTTTGCGCGACATGCAGTATGGCGAAAACCCCGCGCGGCGAGGAACATGACCGGCGGCAGGAGTTGGCCGGGAGCTTGTTTAAAACGCAACCGAATCCGCCAATGAATCTGCCGAGTGAGCAGGATCAGGGAAAGTGTGTCGGCCCACCCAAGTCACGGCTTCCTCGATCGTATCGAAATTCCTGTGCTGCCCGCTCAGCAAGCCGAACCCCGTCTCGAGGAACCATTTGCCCTTTGTCGAATAGGCTTCCTCATCGATCCGGGTAAGGATTGCAACCAATTGGTTGAACCTCCAGACCAAAATACCAGCTTCCCCGCCCTGGACCGTGCCAATGCGTGCTTCGTTGAGCGAAAATCCAGGAGCAAGTGCGTTGCGCACCTTAGTAAGTCCCCCCAACTTCACAGCACGTTAAGATCGTGCCTTGGCTTGAATCGCTTTTTTAGCCTGTCTTTCCTGCGAAGGTCAGTTTCGCCGGACGACGGCAGGCAGCTTGGTAGCAGATCGACCGGGACGTTCGGCCCCTTCACTGCCGATTCGCGGCTGGTTGCCTTCTGCAGGTCCCCTAAAGAATCTTGGCTTTGCGAAGCGTGAACGCCTCGGCGAAATGCTGGGGCGCCCGGCATTCCATTCCGCGCAATCTTGCAAGCCCGACGAAGGTGTCGCGGTCGAACCAGTCCTTGGAGCGCTGCGTCCCGAAGTGCTCATGCAGCAGGTCGATCTTGCGTTCCAGCACATCGGGCGCAAGCGGCACATAGGCATTCGGCTGGCCGAGATCGCCGTCCCATTTCGGGATCTCGTATTCGAGTACCAGATGATCGCGGAAGACGTTCCAGGTCAGTTGATTGACCTCCCTATGATCCTGATGGGCATCGTACCTGGCGTGAGTGAACACCACGTCGGGAGCAGTGCGCGACCTTACATCGATCAGCCAATGCTTTATCGATCGACTGTGGGCGGGAAAGAAACTGTCTTCAAAATCCGCCACCTCGACGTTGGATGAGTTCGCGCCTTGGAGGAAGGCTTCCGCCGACGCCCTGGCTTCGGCCGATCGCTGACCGCCGGCGCTCAACACGCACCAGTGGACGTTCAGTTTGGTTCCCGAAGCGATCAGGCTCAGGATCGTTCCTCCCGCGCCGATCTCGATATCGTCGGAATGGGCCCCCAGACAGAGGATGGAGAGGTCCTCCCCTCGACGTGCGAGGCCAAGTCCCTTCATGATGCAGCCATCACCATGCTGCGTCTAACTTTCTCGGCGGTGATCTTCCTATTCCAGGGCATGTCGCCCTTTTCGACCATGTCTTCCAGCGATTGCCAGTCGCGCAACGTATCCATGGAACGCCAGAACCCCTCATGCTTGTATGCCATCAGCATATTGTCGTCGATCAGTCGCCTAAAAGGTTCGATAACGAGTTCCTCGCCGTCCCGCATGTAGTCGAAGATTTCGGGCCGGAACACGAAATAACCGCCGTTGATCCAGATCTCCGAGGTCTCGGTCGTGCGAAACTCACGCACGCGGCCGTCTTCGGCAATGTCGGCCAGGTGATATGTGAGCGGCGCGCGCACAGCGAGGAAGCAACCGATCTTGCCGCTGGCCTCGAACTTCGCGATCACGTCGTCGAGGTCGACATTGGTGAGGCCGTCGGAGTAGTTGGCCAGAAACATCTTCTCGTTCCTGACATGGTCCTTCGCCGCCCACAGACGCTCGCCTATGTTGCGCCAGATGCCCGTATCGAGCAGCGTGATGCTCCAATCCTTGACCGTGTCGCCGAGCAGCTTCACGTCCTGGCCGCCATGCGTGACAATGCAATCGGAGAAGGTCTGCGGCCGGGTGTTGAGGAAGAAGTCCTTGATGACATTGGCCTTGTAGCCCAGGCACAAGACGAATTCGTCATGCCCGTAGTCGCTGTACCACTGCATGACGTGACGCAGGATCGGCTGATGGCCGAGCGGAATCATCGGCTTCGGTATGGCGTCTGAATAGTCACGTATGCGCGTGCCGCGGCCGCCGCAGAAAAGGACGACTTTCATCTCTATAGCTCCGATGGATCGATCACTGCCACGAAAGGAATTGGCACCACGAATTTCGCGCCCCAGGCGGCGACGTGATGCATCTGGTGGATAATCTCGTCCTTCAAGTTCCACGGCAGGATCAGGATATAGTCCGGCTTCGCGTGGTCGATCGCGTCTACTGGTCTGATCGGGATGTGCATGCCCGGCGTGAAGCGACCATTCTTGTAGGGATTTCGGTCTACGGTGAAGTCGAGGAAGTCGGGGCCTATCGCGCAGTAGTTGAGCAAGGTGTTGCCTTTGCCGGGCGCGCCATAGCCGCAGATCTTCTTGCCCTCGTTCTTGGCGGAGATCAGAAATGCCAGCAGGTCGCGCTTCGCGCGCT
Protein-coding sequences here:
- a CDS encoding PIG-L deacetylase family protein, whose protein sequence is MKGLGLARRGEDLSILCLGAHSDDIEIGAGGTILSLIASGTKLNVHWCVLSAGGQRSAEARASAEAFLQGANSSNVEVADFEDSFFPAHSRSIKHWLIDVRSRTAPDVVFTHARYDAHQDHREVNQLTWNVFRDHLVLEYEIPKWDGDLGQPNAYVPLAPDVLERKIDLLHEHFGTQRSKDWFDRDTFVGLARLRGMECRAPQHFAEAFTLRKAKIL
- a CDS encoding sugar phosphate nucleotidyltransferase; amino-acid sequence: MKVVLFCGGRGTRIRDYSDAIPKPMIPLGHQPILRHVMQWYSDYGHDEFVLCLGYKANVIKDFFLNTRPQTFSDCIVTHGGQDVKLLGDTVKDWSITLLDTGIWRNIGERLWAAKDHVRNEKMFLANYSDGLTNVDLDDVIAKFEASGKIGCFLAVRAPLTYHLADIAEDGRVREFRTTETSEIWINGGYFVFRPEIFDYMRDGEELVIEPFRRLIDDNMLMAYKHEGFWRSMDTLRDWQSLEDMVEKGDMPWNRKITAEKVRRSMVMAAS